From a region of the Podospora pseudopauciseta strain CBS 411.78 chromosome 7 map unlocalized CBS411.78m_7, whole genome shotgun sequence genome:
- the EDC3 gene encoding enhancer of mRNA decapping (EggNog:ENOG503NVYJ; COG:G), whose product MAEFIGLQMLVTLRGNPQPVRIRGTVSGVEAGNSLTLSNVWFLQTNEWKPQLSISASEILDLSHDPSQYAPRQPVVPVPVSKQEPPVKIKQGHEPAVFIDPAIVAVGKRPSVSSTGPGKVVVPVVVDRDATPTRTVKQFHAQAQGLESDEDGAVGGDAVLEYGQVAGGGRGKKTRPPRKQRVNKLSQEATGEVESSPQPAVKTAGKGKGWRQTPMLQSTPSFQPFNSLKKVTKGGRATADNNGWASEDVTDVQEMGDFDFETGLAKFDKRNLFEQMRKEDVVDEADRLVSHNRIPKPKPGTAGGKNLHYSENVLDHHQKAFTPTILKPSREKLIPKEPSNDFWNSEADDGAMNGSEKLSDRATVMGSRQGSRRGEGKMASSRRSQSRKASAVPGQPGGGPSRVNSGVSHYHHRTSSLKGSRPSSRLSSRTAVGGGSGMSVIADKRKQQLSATAATNAHHAPHQGLYVLPSNRRIETISALQMLNLENIAHNEIGLTEEMMTENAGRGLAEVVVGTVLADPAIKVRQGSIVDAATGVLPPPTVVVLAGNNKSGSRAVAAARHLRNKGINVLVCVVGLERGERDLLEEVRQQVRLYKNLGGRVFAKGEFFEHIRKISIPMLTIDTPRTSLGSLANPAPVMLIVDALLGLAISFEELRNGDQATVYELVEWANRNEAFVLAVDVPTGVDPSSGMVSVVDGNRLYVKPRYVVSMGAPKKGLLEAMVAADINEGEDDIAAASAVPDSGEASLALDDAVSEWRLFLVDMGLGPAVWKKAGTKMRKGVDFGERWVLEMKYRGLNGTNSGPEGDPEEGEI is encoded by the exons ATGGCCGAGTTTATTGGCCTCCAGATGCTGGTCACCCTCAGGGGAAACCCGCAGCCGGTCAGGATCCGGGGGACGGTCAGCGGTGTGGAGGCTGGGAATAGTTTGACGTTGAGTAATG TGTGGTTCCTCCAGACAAACGAGTGGAAACCCCAGCTCAGCATCTCGGCGAGCGAAATCCTCGATTTGAGTCACGATCCGAGTCAATACGCCCCTCGTCAGCCGGTGGTGCCCGTGCCTGTTTCCAAGCAAGAACCGCCGGTTAAAATCAAACAGGGACATGAACCTGCCGTGTTTATCGACCCTGCGATTGTTGCTGTGGGGAAGAGGCCTTCGGTTTCAAGTACTGGGCCGGGGAAGGTGGTTGTTCCTGTTGTTGTGGACAGAGATGCGACGCCTACACGGACGGTGAAGCAGTTTCATGCTCAAGCTCAGGGACTGGAgtcggatgaggatggggctGTGGGGGGGGATGCGGTTTTGGAGTATGGGcaggttgctggtggtgggagggggaagaagacgcGACCGCCGAGGAAGCAGAGGGTGAACAAGTTGAGTCAGGAGGCTACTGGGGAGGTTGAGTCGTCGCCTCAGCCGGCGGTGAAGACggcggggaaggggaaggggtggaggcAGACGCCTATGCTGCAGAGCACGCCGAGCTTTCAGCCTTTTAACTCGTTGAAGAAGGTTACCAAGGGTGGGAGGGCGACGGCGGATAATAATGGGTGGGCTTCGGAGGATGTGACGGATGTgcaggagatgggggatTTCGACTTTGAGACCGGGTTGGCCAAGTTTGATAAGCGGAACCTGTTTGAGCagatgaggaaggaggatgtggtggatgaggcggATAGGTTGGTGTCGCATAACCGGATTCCGAAACCGAAGCCGGGCACGGCGGGGGGCAAGAATTTGCATTATTCGGAGAATGTGCTGGATCACCACCAGAAGGCGTTTACGCCGACGATACTCAAGCCGAGTAGGGAGAAACTCATACCCAAGGAGCCGAGCAATGATTTCTGGAACAGCGAGGCGGATGATGGGGCTATGAATGGGAGTGAGAAGTTGAGCGATAGGGCTACGGTTATGGGCAGCAGGCAAGGGTCacggaggggagaggggaagatGGCGTCGAGCAGGAGGAGTCAGTCGCGGAAGGCGAGCGCTGTGCCGGGACAGCCTGGAGGCGGCCCTAGCAGGGTCAATTCTGGTGTAAGCCATTATCATCACCGCACGTCGTCTCTTAAGGGGAGCAGGCCGAGCAGCCGTCTTTCGTCACGGACTGCGGTCGGGGGAGGCAGTGGGATGTCTGTCATTGCTGACAAGAGAAAGCAACAGCTCTCGGCTACGGCTGCTACTAATGCACATCACGCCCCGCATCAGGGGTTGTATGTCCTGCCGTCTAACCGACGAATCGAGACGATCTCGGCGCTGCAGATGTTGAATCTGGAGAACATTGCTCATAATGAGATTGGGCtgacggaggagatgatgacGGAGAATGCCGGGAGGGGGTTAgcggaggtggttgttgggacgGTGCTGGCTGATCCGGCGATCAAGGTTAGGCAGGGGAGCATCGTTGATGCTGCCACTGGGGTCTTGCCCCCTCCtactgtggtggtgttggctggAAACAACAAGAGCGGCAGCCGAGCTGTTGCCGCGGCGAGACACCTCAGAAACAAGGGAATCAATGTTTTGGTCTGcgtggttgggttggagagaggggagagggacctgctggaggaggtgaggcaGCAGGTCAGGCTGTACAAGAacttgggggggagggtgtttgcCAAGGGAGAGTTCTTTGAGCACATCAGGAAGATTAGCATACCCATGCTGACAATTGACACGCCGAGGACGAGCCTGGGTAGTCTGGCCAACCCAGCGCCGGTGATGCTGATTGTGGATGCGCTGTTGGGGCTGGCGATTAGCTTTGAGGAGCTGAGGAATGGGGACCAGGCGACGGTGTATGAGTTGGTGGAATGGGCGAACAGGAACGAGGCTTTTGTGCTGGCGGTGGATGTGCCTACTGGTGTTGATCCGAGCTCTGGGATGGTGAGCGTGGTCGATGGGAACAGGCTCTACGTCAAGCCGAGATATGTGGTGTCGATGGGGGCGCCgaagaaggggttgttggaggcgaTGGTGGCGGCTGATATcaatgagggggaggatgatatTGCTGCGGCTTCTGCGGTGCCGGACTCGGGGGAGGCGAGTTTGGCGTTGGACGATGCTGTCAGTGAGTGGAGGTTGTTTTTGGTGGATATGGGGCTGGGGCCGGCGGTTTGGAAGAAGGCGGGGACGAAGATGAGAAAGGGGGTGGACtttggggagaggtgggtgttggagATGAAGTATAGGGGGTTGAATGGGACGAATAGTGGTCCCGAGGGGGATcctgaggagggggagattTGA
- a CDS encoding uncharacterized protein (EggNog:ENOG503NZFN; COG:T; COG:Z): MSSLPPNVHISTHPCLQAKLSQLRSASTTARDAKTLINEITLILGTEALASALTSSPGPTDTTPLGFTYPTTHLSPSTISLVPILRSGLSMVDPLSSLLPHPPPIHHLGLFREPSTLLPVEYYNNLPNHLSSSSSSEKTPDLTIVLDPVIATGGTSAAAIQTLKEWGTKRILVLSILGAKPGVELAANEWPEGTEIWLAGLDAELTERGMLKPGMGDVGDRLFLTIGK, encoded by the exons atgtcctccctcccccccaacgtCCACATTTCCACCCACCCCTGCCTCCAAGCCAAACTCTCCCAACTCCgctccgcctccaccaccgcccgcgACGCCAAAACCCTCATCAACGAAATAACCCTAATCCTCGGCACCGAAGCCCTCGCCAGCGCCCTCACCAGCTCCCCAGGCCCAACA GACACAACCCCCCTAGGCTTCACCTACCCAacaacccacctctccccctcaaccatctccctcgtcccAATCCTCCGCTCCGGCCTCTCCATGGTCGAccccctctcttccctcttaccccatcccccaccaatccaccacctcggccTCTTCCGCGAACCTTCCACCCTCCTACCGGTAGAATActacaacaacctccccaaccacctctcctcctcctcctcctccgaaaAAACCCCCGACCTCACCATCGTCCTCGACCCCGTCATCGCCACCGGCGGGACTTCCGCAGCCGCGATCCAGACCCTAAAGGAATGGGGTACAAAGCGTATTCTCGTCCTATCCATCCTAGGAGCCAAGCCAGGCGTCGAACTAGCGGCGAACGAATGGCCAGAGGGGACAGAGATCTGGCTTGCCGGGTTGGATGCCGAGCTCACCGAACGTGGCATGCTCAAACCAGGCATGGGAGACGTGGGGGATAGGTTGTTCTTGACCATCGGGAAGTAG
- a CDS encoding uncharacterized protein (EggNog:ENOG503Q47K; COG:S) — MTSQPADRVAYNHDLTPAEDAGIEGRFQQRPGPSLSRQTPHTKSSYSQEARAARRASAASRAAYDVPDTYENLGETANIPPVQNPDEESVHRYETLEQERAREQSYARDRRCQDEDPETRAAVQAEEKAEAASYPVSKKETQIYTLSYLIFFSIFGTLARLGLQAITIYPGTPIIFTSVWPNFAGSMVMGFLAEDRMLFRQELGSSSSNGADTERGSVSVDSEGARKAHLAIKKTIPLYIGLATGFCGSFTSFSAFMRDVFLALSNDLPVTDAPSRSGGHTFLALIAIPLITISMSLAGLFFGAHMAIFLEPYTPSLPFLFTSKILDRLIVLLGWGCWLGAIIMSIFPPHDSWRGTATFALVFAPLGCLLRFYISLRLNSRAPSFPLGTFSVNIFGTAVLGMSWDLARLPVGGVIGCQVLQGIQDGFCGCLTTVSTWVAELAVLGRRHAYIYGAGSVGTGLVMLVAIMGGLRWGDGWNPLVCTH, encoded by the coding sequence ATGACATCGCAACCAGCAGATAGGGTCGCCTACAATCATGACTTAACTCCGGCCGAAGACGCAGGCATTGAGGGCCGCTTTCAACAACGCCCTGGGCCTTCACTCTCACGACAGACACCTCACACCAAGTCCTCTTATTCACAAGAAGCTAGGGCTGCTCGACGCGCCTCAGCAGCATCTCGCGCCGCGTATGACGTCCCGGATACATATGAAAATTTGGGAGAGACAGCCAACATCCCACCTGTTCAGAACCCGGACGAGGAATCAGTTCATCGATACGAGACACTCGAGCAAGAAAGAGCCAGAGAACAAAGCTATGCTCGCGACCGCCGATGCCAGGATGAGGATCCTGAAACAAGGGCAGCAGTAcaagcagaagaaaaagcCGAAGCAGCAAGCTACCCTGTGTCCAAAAAAGAAACTCAAATCTACACCCTTTCCTACCTGATCTTTTTCTCCATCTTTGGGACACTGGCCAGGCTTGGGCTCCAGGCGATTACCATCTATCCCGGAACacccatcatcttcacctcTGTCTGGCCCAACTTTGCTGGCAGCATGGTTATGGGTTTCCTGGCCGAAGATAGGATGCTATTCCGGCAAGAATTGGGCAGTTCCTCATCAAACGGAGCCGATACCGAACGTGGCAGTGTGTCAGTTGACTCGGAGGGCGCGAGAAAAGCGCACCttgccatcaagaagacTATTCCGCTGTACATTGGTCTCGCCACGGGTTTCTGTGGATCCTTTACGTCTTTCTCTGCCTTTATGAGAGACGTATTTCTTGCGCTCTCAAACGATTTACCTGTGACCGATGCCCCCAGCAGGAGCGGAGGCCATACTTTTCTCGCATTAATCGCCATTCCTCTGATCACCATTTCCATGTCTCTGGCGGGCCTCTTCTTTGGGGCACACATGGCTATTTTTCTCGAGCCATATACGCCATCGctgccttttctctttaCTAGTAAAATTCTGGACCGTTTAATTGTTCTGCTCGGCTGGGGTTGCTGGCTAGGAGCGATCATAATGTCTATTTTCCCGCCGCATGACAGTTGGCGAGGCACAGCCACCTTTGCGCTGGTATTCGCGCCATTGGGTTGCCTTCTCCGGTTCTATATCTCGCTGCGGCTCAATAGTCGTGCGCCTAGTTTCCCCTTGGGGACGTTTTCTGTTAACATATTCGGGACGGCTGTACTGGGAATGTCATGGGACCTGGCTCGTCTGCCGGTAGGGGGAGTCATCGGGTGTCAGGTGCTGCAAGGAATACAGGACGGATTCTGTGGGTGCTTGACGACTGTTTCGACATGGGTTGCGGAGCTGGCAGTACTAGGGAGGAGACATGCGTATATATATGGCGCGGGAAGTGTAGGTACGGGactggtgatgctggtggcCATAATGGGAGGTTTGAGATGGGGTGATGGTTGGAATCCGCTGGTCTGTACACATTAG
- a CDS encoding uncharacterized protein (EggNog:ENOG503NXU3; COG:J; BUSCO:EOG09260TUT) — translation MAAPRKPTLPVPGKENILITSALPYVNNVPHLGNIIGSVLSADVFARFCRARGLPTIYICGSDEYGTATETKALSEGVDPATLCAKYHAIHKEIYDWFRIDFDTFGRTPTDEHTEIVQSVFKHLWNNGYIEQRETTQAYCPEHESFLADRYVEGECSLCHDKGARGDQCDACGNLLDPMEPDLDASGNQETKATGWLINPKCKLDGTTPIKRQTKHLYLRLDALQGEIETWIASAKKDWSANCTSITYSWLDQGLKPRGITRDLKWGVPIPTGLDGLSEEDFAKKVFYVWFDACIGYPSITKTFTDAGNPSGTNWEKWWKNPEEVSLYQFMGKDNVPFHTIIWPASQIGSKENWTKVKTLSTTEYLNYEGGKFSKSKGVGVFGNNARDTGIDPDIWRFYLLSRRPETSDSEFKWEEFVDVNNNDLLKNLGNLCQRVIKFTQAKMGSVVPDFDLSKFPALQQHKDEVDKLLHEYNTTLRGLKLRHGLSVIMAISGLGNKLLQDNKLGNQLIAEEPERCNAVIGIALNHIHLLANVLAPYMPGKSQAILKQLGFDGEGQTASIPDVWEADAIKPGHKLGEPELLFATIPAAKIEEWRDAFGGEELRKIKEAEAKKAAEKKLAREKEKEKKKLKKEKERAEKEAAAAASGQAAAPIAAGETTTLPLRPAPAKATVEEPAPKN, via the exons ATGGCTGCCCCACGAAAACCAACGCTCCCCGTTCCCGGCAAGGAGAACATTCTCATCACGAGTGCCCTGCCCTATGTGAACAACGTTCCGCATCTCGGCAACATCATTGGCAGTGTTTTG TCGGCCGACGTCTTTGCTCGCTTCTGCAGGGCTAGAGGTCTGCCAACCATCTACATTTGCGGTTCCGACGAGTACGGCACCGCAACAGAGACAAAGGCGCTTTCGGAGGGTGTGGATCCCGCGACTCTTTGCGCCAAGTATCACGCGATTCACAAGGAGATCTACGACTGGTTCCGGATCGACTTTGACACTTTTGGTCGCACGCCCACAGATGAGCACACTGAAATCGTGCAGTCTGTCTTCAAGCACCTGTGGAACAATGGCTACATTGAGCAGCGCGAGACCACTCAGGCATACTGCCCCGAGCACGAGTCCTTCCTGGCTGATCGTTATGTAGAGGGAGAGTGCTCTCTGTGCCATGACAAGGGTGCTCGTGGTGACCAGTGCGATGCCTGCGGTAACTTGCTCGATCCTATGGAGCCCGATCTTGATGCTTCTGGCAACCAGGAGACCAAGGCTACCGGGTGGCTTATCAACCCCAAGTGCAAGCTTGACGGCACGACTCCTATCAAGCGTCAGACCAAGCATCTTTACCTTCGGTTAGATGCCCTTCAGGGAGAGATTGAGACGTGGATTGCTTCGGCCAAGAAGGACTGGAGTGCCAACTGTACCTCGATTACCTATTCATGGCTCGACCAAGGTCTCAAGCCTCGCGGCATCACTCGTGATCTCAAGTGGGGTGTACCAA TTCCCACTGGTCTCGACGGTCTTTCTGAGGAGGACTTTGCCAAGAAGGTGTTTTATGTGTGGTTTGACGCCTGCA TCGGTTATCCATCAATTACCAAGACATTTACCGATGCTGGGAACCCGAGCGGCACCAACTGGGAGAAGTGGTGGAAGAACCCTGAGGAGGTGTCTCTCTACCAATTCATGGGCAAGGACAACGTGCC CTTCCACACCATCATCTGGCCTGCGTCGCAGATCGGCTCCAAGGAAAACTGGACCAAGGTCAAGACCTTGTCCACCACCGAATACTTGAACTATGAGGGTGGCAAGTTCAGCAAGTCCAAGGGTGTTGGTGTCTTTGGTAACAATGCTCGGGATACTGGTATTGATCCTGATATCTGGAGATTCTACCTTCTCTCTAGACGCCCGGAGACCAGTGATTCAGAGTTCAAGTGGGA GGAATTTGTTgacgtcaacaacaacgacctTCTCAAGAACCTCGGCAACCTTTGCCAGCGTGTCATCAAGTTCACTCAGGCCAAGATGGGCAGCGTGGTTCCCGACTTTGACCTTTCCAAGTTCCCTGCTCTCCAGCAGCACAAGGATGAAGTTGACAAGCTTCTCCATGAGTACAACACTACTCTCAGGGGCCTCAAGCTTAGACACGGTCTCTCGGTCATCATGGC TATCTCTGGTCTTGGTAACAAGCTTCTTCAAGACAACAAGCTCGGCAACCAGCTCATTGCTGAGGAGCCTGAGCGCTGCAATGCAGTCATCGGTATCGCTCTGAACCACATTCACCTCCTTGCCAACGTATTGGCTCCTTATATGCCCGGCAAATCCCAGGCTATCCTCAAGCAGCTTGGTTTCGACGGCGAGGGCCAGACCGCCAGCATCCCCGATGTCTGGGAGGCTGATGCTATCAAGCCCGGCCACAAGCTTGGCGAGCCCGAGCTGTTGTTTGCTACCATCCCAGCggccaagattgaggagTGGCGCGATGCtttcggtggtgaggagcttcggaagatcaaggaggccgaggctaagaaggctgccgagaagaagctcgcgagggagaaggagaaggagaagaagaaactcaagaaggagaaggagagagccgagaaggaggctgctgctgccgcttctggtcaggctgctgctcccatTGCTGCTGGGGAAACCACAACGCTGCCACTTCGTCCTGCGCCTGCAAAGGCCACAGTGGAGGAGCCTGCACCAAAGAACTGA
- a CDS encoding uncharacterized protein (EggNog:ENOG503Q4WM; COG:S) has product MPPPSEKDNTPVSKPNPPPDYFPTPLPQSIRSDILTWRFPRPFHQLTLTGRSRAAWHTSFVIPELNLLLDAGLVVGAHRPKHVFLTHGHSDHCLLTPAFLRADPPHTPPLLYCPEEMARPLEQFLQGSQLLNKGFTGFGEGEGECRLGRLGRYTITTMKPGEETELRYVKGQRWKATAVRCDHTVASIGYVFSTTTSKLKPEYQGLKGEEIKRLRTEGVEITGEVEQPVFAFMGDTTAAVYEEGGEMDGFLKRGVRVVITECSFLRESREHREQADKTKHTMWSDLERVVRRWPGVVWVVMHFSLRYEEGDVVKFFGEMEERPGNLVVWADGGVGMGEGR; this is encoded by the coding sequence atgccaccaccatcagaaAAAGACAACACACCGGTCTCGAagccaaacccaccaccagacTACTTCCCCACCCCGCTGCCTCAATCCATCCGTTCCGACATCCTCACCTGGCGCTTCCCCAGGCCGTTCCACCAGCTCACCTTGACCGGCCGCTCCCGCGCAGCATGGCACACCTCGTTTGTGATTCCCGAACtgaatcttcttcttgatgctgggctggtggtgggggctCACCGACCTAAGCATGTCTTTCTCACTCATGGACATTCCGACCACTGCCTGCTCACCCCTGCCTTCTTGAGGGCCGACCCCCCTCACACCCCGCCGTTGCTGTACTGCCCGGAGGAGATGGCCAGGCCGCTGGAGCAGTTCTTGCAGGGGAGCCAGCTGCTGAACAAGGGGTTTactgggtttggggagggcgagggggagtgcaggttggggaggttggggaggtacACCATCACGACGATGAAGCCGGGGGAGGAAACGGAGTTGAGGTATGTGAAGGGGCAGAGGTGGAAGGCCACGGCTGTGAGGTGTGACCATACTGTGGCCAGTATTGGTTACGTCTTTTCCACCACGACGAGCAAGCTGAAACCTGAGTACCAGGGcttgaagggggaggagatcaagaggTTGAGGACGGAAGGGGTGGAGATCACGGGGGAGGTAGAGCAGCCTGTTTTTGCTTTCATGGGGGACACCACTGCTGCGGTgtatgaggaggggggggagatggatgggttttTGAAACGGGGGGTCAGGGTTGTGATTACGGAGTGCAGTTTTTTGAGGGAGAGCCGGGAGCATAGGGAGCAGGCGGATAAGACGAAGCACACCATGTGGAGTGATTTGgaaagggtggtgaggaggtggcctggggtggtttgggtggtgatgcaTTTTAGTTTGAGgtatgaggagggggatgtggtgaAGTTTtttggggagatggaggagaggccGGGGAACTTGGTGGTTTGGGCTgacgggggggttgggatgggggaggggaggtag
- a CDS encoding uncharacterized protein (EggNog:ENOG503NZE2; COG:F), which yields MDFISLPKIELHAHLSGSISRQTLHEIWSQKPSSSSSSSSSLPDPLVEMPPGKHDYDLQTFFPLFTSYIYTLISDLPSLRHSTLSVLRDFQSDGVVYLELRTTPRAIPSANITKHLYVQTILGCIAEFEAGEGCTLRTKLILSVDRRNTLAQAEEVLELCRQFKGRGVVGIDLCGDPAVVDNLRSFTPVFRQAEREGLKVTLHFAEAEVSGTEEELDLLLSWGPERLGHVIHLGEGVKQKVRERRGVGLELCLSCNVHAGMVRGGFEGHHFGEWWKVEEVVVVLSTDDVGVFGSPLSNEYALVAKHFGLGRREICNLARKGIDVIFGGEEEKERLRKIMWTE from the exons ATGGActtcatctccctccccaaaataGAG CTCCACGCCCACCTCTCCGGCTCCATCTCCCGCCAAACCCTCCACGAAATCTGGTCCCAAaagccatcctcctcctcctcctcctcctcctccctccccgacccccTGGTCGAAATGCCCCCAGGCAAACACGACTACGACCTCCaaaccttcttccccctcttcacctcctaCATCTACACCCTCATCTccgacctcccctccctccgccactccaccctctccgtcCTCCGCGACTTCCAGTCCGACGGCGTCGTCTACCTCGAACTCCGCACCACACCCCGCGCCATCCCTtccgccaacatcaccaagcaCCTCTACGTCCAGACCATCCTCGGCTGCATCGCCGAATTCGAGGCCGGGGAAGGGTGCACCCTCCGGACAAAGCTGATCCTCTCAGTCGACCGGAGGAACACCCTTGCCCaagcggaggaggtgctAGAGCTCTGCAGGCAGTTCAAGGGGAGGGGCGTGGTGGGGATCGATCTGTGTGGGGATCCTGCTGTGGTTGACAACCTCAGATCTTTCACGCCCGTATTCCGACAGGCGGAAAGGGAAGGGTTGAAGGTCACGCTTCATTttgccgaggccgaggtttctgggacggaggaggagttggactTGCTGCTGAGCTGGGGGCCGGAGAGGTTGGGGCATGTGATTCATTTGGGCGAGGGGGTTAAGCAGAAagtgagggagaggaggggtgtGGGGTTGGAGTTGTGTCTGAGTTGTAATGTTCATGCTGGTATGGTTCgtggggggtttgaggggcA TCACTTTGGGGAGTGgtggaaggtggaggaggtggttgttgttttaAGT ACCGACGACGTGGGCGTCTTTGGCAGCCCACTGTCCAACGAATACGCCCTGGTGGCCAAACACTTTGGCCTGGGCCGTCGGGAGATATGCAACCTCGCCCGAAAAGGCATCGACGTCATCtttggcggcgaggaagaaaaggagaggCTTCGAAAGATAATGTGGACCGAGTAG
- the STE4 gene encoding G protein subunit beta (COG:S; EggNog:ENOG503NUGZ; BUSCO:EOG092645OU), with protein MDPGRPNDVSPEAMQARIQQARREAETLKDRIKRKKEELADTTLRAVAAQAHEQIPKNQLMRTKRTLKGHLAKIYAMHWSTDRRHLVSASQDGKLIIWDAYTTNKVHAIPLRSSWVMTCAYAPSGNYVACGGLDNICSIYNLNQSRDGPTRVARELSGHAGYLSCCRFINDRSILTSSGDMTCMKWDIETGTKVVEFADHLGDVMSISLNPTNQNTFISGACDAFAKLWDIRAGKAVQTFAGHESDINAIQFFPDGHSFVTGSDDATCRLFDIRADRELNFYGSESILCGITSVATSVSGRLLFAGYDDFECKVWDVTRGEKVGSLVGHENRVSCLGVSNDGISLCTGSWDAFLKVWAY; from the exons ATGGATCCAGGCCGACCGAACGATGTATCGCCCGAGGCGATGCAGGCACGCATCCAGCAGGCGCGTCGCGAGGCTGAGACTCTCAAGGACAGAAtcaagagaaagaaggaggagctggccgacACGACGC TCCGCGCCGTCGCCGCCCAGGCCCACGAGCAGATCCCAAAGAACCAGCtgatgaggacgaagaggacaCTGAAGGGTCATCTCGCAAAGATCTATGCGATGCACTGGTCGACCGACCGAAGACACCTCGTTTCTGCTTCACAAGACGGCAAGCTCATCATCTGGGACGCCTACACAACAAACAAGGTGCACGCCATCCCCCTCCGATCATCATGGGTCATGACCTGCGCCTACGCCCCGAGCGGCAACTACGTCGCCTGCGGTGGTCTCGACAACATCTGCTCCATCTACAACCTCAACCAGAGCCGTGACGGGCCCACGCGCGTCGCCAGGGAACTGTCGGGCCACGCCGGCTATCTTTCCTGCTGCCGTTTCATCAACGACCGGAGCATCCTCACCTCGTCGGGCGACATGACTTGCATGAAGTGGGACATCGAGACGGGCACAAAGGTGGTCGAATTCGCCGACCACTTGGGAGATGTCATGAGCATCAGCTTGAACCCAACAAACCAAAACACTTTCATCTCGGGTGCCTGCGACGCCTTCGCTAAGCTTTGGGATATCCGCGCCGGCAAGGCCGTGCAGACGTTTGCCGGTCACGAGTCCGACATCAACGCCATCCAGTTTTTCCCCGACGGCCACTCTTTTGTAACAGGTTCCGATGATGCCACCTGCCGATTATTCGACATCCGTGCCGACAGGGAATTGAACTTTTATGGG TCCGAGTCGATCCTGTGCGGTATCACCTCGGTGGCCACCTCTGTATCTGGCAGGCTGCTGTTTGCTGGTTATGATGATTTCGAGTGCAAG GTTTGGGATGTTACCCGGGGTGAAAAGGTTGGCTCTCTCGTAGGCCACGAAAACCGTGTCAGCTGCTTGGGAGTTTCCAACGACGGTATAAGTTTGTGCACCGGTTCATGGGACGCTTTC CTCAAGGTTTGGGCCTACTAG
- a CDS encoding uncharacterized protein (COG:T; EggNog:ENOG503P1PY), with the protein MSNPTPAQEEFAAFLDKNSRDSLDGIHPEDRASAAREAADHSEDEEEQYRAQKIDEAMRMPTMDSRTALRLPPTSFDDGHSTGVKGVIADARSYENARQRTWKDKARAVRRSVFGLEGGRHSGTDSDASGAEDADEEEFLNRWRESRKRELEEESRNPVRNRRTSPSVRMYGRFEEVDALGYLDSIEKVGRETVVVVFVYDHQSEVSAAIESALVPLVSTHPTVRFVKVHYEEIEFDNAGVPAVLAYRNQGDLFANLTGILELIPDEDDFDTDALKRIFTKHNIL; encoded by the exons ATGTCGAACCCTACACCGGCCCAAGAAGAATTCGCTGCTTTTCTCGACAAGAATAGCCGTGATTCACTGGACGGAATACACCCCGAAGACAGAGCGAGTGCTGCTAGAGAGGCAGCTGACCACagcgaagacgaggaggaacagTATCGCGCTCAGAAAATCGACGAAGCCATGAGGATGCCTACTATGGACTCTCGCACAGCGTTGCGCCTCCCACCAACGTCGTTCGACGACGGCCATTCTACTGGTGTGAAGGGTGTGATTGCCGACGCAAGATCATACGAGAATGCGCGGCAACGGACCTGGAAGGATAAGGCGCGCGCTGTTCGCCGAAGTGTCTTTGGTCTCGAAGGAGGCAGGCACAGCGGGACCGACAGCGACGCAAGCGGAGCTGAGGACGCCGATGAGGAAGAGTTCTTGAACCGCTGGCGGGAAAGCAGAAAGagagagctggaggaggagagcaggAATCCTGTGCGGAACAGGAGGACAAGCCCAAGCGTCAGGATGTATGGCCGTttcgaggaggttgatgctCTTGGCTATCTGGACTCGATAGAAAAGGTTGGGAGGGAAAcggttgttgtggtgtttgTCTATGACCATCAG AGCGAAGTATCAGCGGCAATCGAATCAGCCCTCGTCCCCCTCGTCTCAACACATCCCACTGTTCGGTTTGTCAAAGTACACTACGAGGAAATCGAATTCGACAACGCCGGTGTACCGGCGGTGCTGGCCTACCGCAACCAAGGCGACCTTTTTGCGAACCTGACTGGCATACTGGAGTTGATCCCAGATGAGGATGACTTCGACACGGATGCCCTCAAGAGGATCTTTACCAAGCACAACATTTTGTGA